The Henckelia pumila isolate YLH828 chromosome 2, ASM3356847v2, whole genome shotgun sequence genome includes a window with the following:
- the LOC140883657 gene encoding probable RNA 3'-terminal phosphate cyclase-like protein, whose product MVKTSYTKLKGSQNFRLRLLLSTLSSTPILIEDIRANATWPGLRRHEISFLRLLEKISDSCDVEINETGTKLKYKPGIVMGGRHLDHDCGVSRGMGYFLEPLIVLALFGKKPLRIQLQGVTNDSKDPSVDTFRSTTLHILKQFGVSSEGLDLKILSRGVPPHGGGEIILSVPVVQDSLKAITWIDEGMVKRIRGITFSTRVTAQFENTTLHAARGIFNRLLPDVHIFTDHKTGPQAGKSPGYGMSLVAETTSGCFISADNAVYHAQEEEEEGELEDEGEKWLIPPEDLGEQIASALLGEIEQGGVVDSTHQGLLFLLCALCPQDVSKVRVGKLSPYGIQVLRHIRDFLSVKFVIKPDPSTGTVVLKCVGCGLKNLSRKVA is encoded by the exons ATGGTAAAGACTTCGTATACAAAGTTAAAAGGAAGCCAGAACTTCCGGCTGCGGCTTCTTCTATCCACGCTATCTTCGACTCCTATCCTCATCGAAGACATTCGAGCCAACGCCACTTGGCCTGGGCTTCGGCGCCATGAGATTTCCTTTCTCCGACTCCTTGAAAAAATCTCGGATAGTTGTGATGTAGAAATCAACGAAACTG GCACGAAGTTGAAGTACAAGCCCGGGATAGTGATGGGTGGGAGACATTTGGATCACGATTGCGGTGTGAGTCGAGGCATGGGCTATTTTTTGGAGCCTCTGATCGTGTTGGCTTTGTTTGGAAAGAAGCCTCTCCGTATTCAACTCCAGG GTGTTACCAATGATTCCAAGGACCCCTCTGTTGATACGTTCCGATCTACTACACTGCACATCTTAAAGCAGTTTGGGGTATCTTCTGAGGGATTGGACCTGAAAATTTTGAGCCGTGGCGTTCCTCCTCATGGTGGTGGAGAAATTATTCTTTCAGTACCTGTTGTCCAAGACAGTTTAAAA GCGATCACCTGGATTGATGAAGGCATGGTGAAGAGGATTAGGGGCATCACTTTCTCAACCAGAGTGACTGCCCAGTTCGAGAATACTACATTACATGCAGCACGTGGCATTTTCAATCGTTTGCTTCCAGATGTTCACATATTTACTGATCATAAAACTGGTCCACAAGCTGGAAA GTCACCAGGTTATGGAATGTCGCTTGTTGCAGAAACCACATCAGGTTGCTTCATCTCAGCTGATAACGCTGTTTACCATGCACAAGAAGAGGAGGAGGAGGGTGAACTTGAGGATGAGGGCGAGAAATGGTTGATCCCTCCAGAAGATTTGGGTGAACAAATTGCATCTGCGCTGTTGGGGGAGATTGAACAAGGGGGAGTGGTAGATTCAACTCACCAG GGTTTATTGTTTCTTCTCTGCGCGCTGTGTCCACAAGATGTCTCAAAGGTCCGTGTTGGAAAGCTGTCGCCTTATGGAATACAAGTGCTCAGACACATCAGAGATTTCCTCAGTGTGAAGTTCGTCATTAAGCCAGATCCATCAACAGGAACCGTCGTTCTTAAATGTGTTGGATGTGGATTGAAGAATCTCTCAAGAAAGGTAGCCTAA
- the LOC140877199 gene encoding protein ANTAGONIST OF LIKE HETEROCHROMATIN PROTEIN 1-like, with product MSHSTDSSRSSSSSTSEEEVHVQIEEQDDDPVEDLMLMVLQQHQQVMEAYQRRETRRRRRFIQRNREAGHERLVNDYFSTNPVYHDGIFRRRFRMRRELFLRLVTALENHSTFFQQREDAVRRKGLSPLQKCTAAIRQLAYGVPADHLDEYLRMGESTAIRCLFKFCEYLVEIFGDRYLRRPNADDVQRLLQMHVDRHGFPGMLGSLDCMHWKWKNCPVAWKGQFTRGHGSPTIVLEAVASHDLWIWHAFFGVAGSRNDINVLYESPIFNNVLQENAPEVNFTVNGTTYTKCYYLTDGIYPEWATFVKAFPCPEDPKRKLFKERQESARKDVERAFGVLQSRWAIVRGPARYWYRKKLKQIMLACIILHNMIIEDEGGHVIDWYNDEADELAQPILGSNRGFQDYLRTNSELRDTQVHHQLRADLVEHIWENCNNMNP from the coding sequence ATGTCTCATTCCACAGACAGCTCTAGGTCAAGTTCCAGTTCGACAAGCGAAGAAGAAGTACATGTTCAAATCGAAGAGCAAGATGATGATCCGGTAGAAGATCTGATGTTAATGGTACTTCAACAACACCAACAAGTTATGGAAGCATATCAGAGGAGAGAAACACGCAGAAGAAGGAGGTTCATCCAAAGAAATCGTGAAGCCGGTCATGAGAGGCTCGTCAATGATTATTTCTCTACAAACCCGGTGTATCATGATGGAATATTTCGAAGACGGTTTCGAATGCGAAGAGAGTTATTCCTTCGCTTAGTGACTGCCTTAGAGAATCATTCGACGTTTTTTCAACAAAGGGAAGATGCTGTGCGAAGAAAAGGGTTGTCACCACTACAAAAATGCACCGCTGCGATTCGTCAACTAGCTTACGGAGTCCCTGCAGATCATCTTGATGAGTACCTACGTATGGGTGAATCCACGGCCATCAGGTGTCTTTTCAAGTTTTGTGAATACTTGGTTGAAATATTTGGTGATAGGTACTTAAGAAGACCAAATGCTGATGATGTTCAACGTCTTCTTCAAATGCATGTTGACAGACACGGCTTTCCTGGCATGTTGGGTAGCCTTGATTGTATGCATTGGAAATGGAAAAATTGTCCGGTTGCTTGGAAAGGTCAATTTACAAGGGGACATGGGTCACCAACAATTGTGCTAGAGGCGGTCGCGTCTCATGACTTGTGGATTTGGCATGCCTTCTTTGGGGTCGCCGGTTCACGCAACGATATCAACGTGTTATATGAATCTCCAATCTTCAACAACGTCTTGCAAGAAAATGCACCGGAGGTTAATTTCACGGTGAACGGCACTACATATACGAAATGTTATTATTTAACAGATGGAATATATCCCGAGTGGGCTACTTTCGTTAAGGCTTTTCCTTGCCCGGAGGATCCCAAGAGAAAGTTGTTTAAGGAAAGACAGGAATCTGCAAGAAAAGATGTCGAGCGGGCATTTGGTGTGCTCCAATCTCGATGGGCGATTGTCAGAGGCCCAGCTCGCTATTGGTATaggaaaaaattaaaacaaataatgTTAGCATGCATTATTTTGCATAACATGATTATTGAGGACGAAGGAGGTCACGTGATAGATTGGTACAACGATGAAGCGGATGAACTTGCACAACCTATCCTAGGATCCAACCGAGGGTTTCAGGATTATCTTAGGACAAATTCAGAACTACGTGACACTCAAGTTCATCACCAACTTCGCGCGGACTTAGTGGAGCATATCTGGGAGAATTGCAACAACATGAATCCGTGA
- the LOC140877200 gene encoding uncharacterized protein, giving the protein MQFPPQNVQNFPGFGNFMSHPNYTSRGPPQPLPAEYWQNTSHPPFTPPVLQGFGTPYTTGTHFSSLMPTEPASPTFVPETQLSDRESPIEVVNLEKTIPNAEGTRKRSTWTKVEDEVLARSFVTISDDPIIGNDQKADAFWGRVASYYNDNRPAGSNSRKANVIRSHWHNTIQKKVNLFNANYNSIYSLYRSGHSDEDILRFAYEKYREEHNGVAFNLEHVWRIVKDRPMFTPQSDDHFVATKKTRTSESGASNTSSNQNVSIDIDDEDNRPMGRKAAKRKGKDKVKSTMEDLTVNYNSIFSKFNEYTNVKKSEVDLKQKQLEVEEIKAKASLSNAEAKNRRLRLKEYEILNKDTSEMTTEQLIIHECLCKDIRSSWNI; this is encoded by the coding sequence ATGCAGTTTCCTCCACAAAACGTTCAAAATTTCCCaggatttggaaattttatgagCCATCCGAATTATACCTCCAGAGGTCCACCACAACCGCTTCCAGCCGAATATTGGCAAAACACGAGTCATCCACCATTCACGCCGCCAGTTCTTCAAGGCTTTGGTACCCCATACACAACTGGTACGCATTTTTCATCTTTGATGCCGACTGAACCTGCATCTCCGACTTTTGTCCCAGAGACTCAACTATCCGATCGTGAAtccccaatcgaggtggtgaattTAGAAAAAACGATTCCGAATGCTGAGGGTACGAGAAAGCGTTCGACTTGGACAAAGGTTGAAGATGAGGTCTTGGCCAGAAGTTTTGTCACAATCAGTGATGATCCAATAATCGGCAATGACCAGAAGGCAGATGCATTTTGGGGACGTGTCGCAAGCTATTACAATGACAATCGTCCTGCAGGTTCAAACAGCAGAAAAGCTAATGTTATACGGTCACATTGGCACAACACAATCCAGAAGAAGGTAAATCTATTCAACGCAAATTACAATAGTATTTACAGTTTATATCGCAGTGGTCACAGTGATGAAGACATATTGAGGTTTGCGTATGAAAAATATCGCGAAGAACACAATGGTGTTGCGTTCAACCTCGAGCATGTGTGGAGAATTGTTAAAGATCGTCCAATGTTTACTCCACAATCCGATGATCACTTTGTGGCCACAAAGAAGACGAGGACCTCTGAGTCAGGAGCAAGCAACACATCTTCCAACCAAAATGTGAGCATAGACATAGATGACGAAGATAATCGTCCAATGGGTAGGAAGGCTGCAAAAAGAAAGGGAAAAGACAAAGTCAAATCGACCATGGAGGATCTGACAGTAAACTATAACAGTATTTTTTCAAAGTTCAATGAGTACACAAACGTAAAGAAGTCTGAAGTCGATCTGAAACAAAAACAACTTGAAGTTGAGGAGATTAAGGCAAAAGCTTCCTTGTCCAATGCAGAAGCAAAGAATCGTCGATTGAGGTTGAAGGAGTACGAGATCTTGAACAAAGACACCTCGGAAATGACTACTGAGCAGCTTATCATACATGAATGTTTGTGCAAGGATATCAGGTCCAGTTGGAATATATAA